The Lewinellaceae bacterium genome includes a region encoding these proteins:
- a CDS encoding endonuclease/exonuclease/phosphatase family protein has product MIKKSVQRWKSMLLFLLLASSLVGQEQFTLLSWNIQNLGKSKDSEEITFMANILRNYDIAAIQEVVSGNGGAQAVARLADELNRMGSKWDYRISDPTDSPPYKTERYAFLWKTSKVKLLGRPWLAQDDKSIVDREPYLAKFQVKGKTFIIVNFHSRTHKDDPTEEIQTFYAYPQKLPGYPLIIAGDFNTETDEAVFKPLFNNGFSANLYLEKTTLKQKCNGAGEYRYHAIDFMLFQHRYFENLESGVVDFVGDCDQLEKARGISDHLPVWGRYGVLFN; this is encoded by the coding sequence ATGATAAAGAAATCTGTACAAAGATGGAAAAGCATGCTGCTTTTCTTACTCCTGGCCTCAAGTCTTGTCGGGCAGGAACAATTTACGCTGTTATCCTGGAATATCCAGAATTTAGGAAAGTCCAAGGACTCTGAAGAAATTACCTTTATGGCCAACATTCTCCGCAATTACGATATAGCGGCCATTCAGGAAGTGGTATCAGGAAACGGCGGTGCCCAGGCTGTTGCCCGGCTGGCTGATGAACTGAACAGGATGGGCAGCAAATGGGATTATCGCATCAGCGATCCAACCGATAGCCCTCCCTACAAAACTGAACGTTACGCTTTTTTATGGAAAACCTCAAAGGTAAAGCTATTGGGACGGCCATGGCTTGCCCAAGATGATAAGAGCATTGTGGATAGGGAACCCTACCTGGCCAAATTCCAGGTGAAAGGAAAAACCTTCATCATCGTCAATTTTCATTCCAGAACCCATAAGGACGACCCGACAGAGGAAATACAAACGTTTTATGCCTACCCTCAAAAATTACCGGGTTATCCTCTGATCATAGCCGGAGATTTTAATACAGAAACGGATGAGGCGGTTTTTAAACCCTTGTTTAACAATGGTTTCTCAGCTAATTTATACCTGGAAAAAACAACCTTGAAGCAGAAATGCAACGGAGCAGGGGAGTACCGATACCATGCCATTGATTTTATGCTGTTCCAGCATCGGTATTTTGAAAACCTGGAATCGGGGGTAGTTGATTTTGTGGGGGATTGTGATCAACTCGAAAAAGCGAGGGGAATTTCGGATCATTTGCCCGTTTGGGGGAGGTATGGGGTGCTCTTTAATTAA
- a CDS encoding alanine dehydrogenase — MSDQEKRIPIPRVFSEGFYETQPETLQVQQKNQKLFIGIPKESTLQENRVALAPTSVATLVAHGHRIVIESGAGEKSNFSDRDYSEAGAEMAHSKEHVYKAEVIIKVAPPTLKEIEFMHPNQVLISPLQLPIISAEYINKLRQKRVIALAMEYIKDESGTFPVVRIMSELAGISAMLTAAELMTKNHGGKGTLLGGISGVPSAHVVILGAGIVAEYATRAALGLGAVVRIFDNNIYKLKRIQNLVGQRLSTSAINPVYLERELIKADVVIGAIHSESGRTPMIVNEDIVQKMKTGAVIIDVSIDQGGCFATSEVTSLDKPTFIKHGVIHYCVPNMASNVPRTASIATSNILTPILLKAGSTGSIEYLFFNNVGLRHGIYTYKGCLTNEYLGRRFNIKSTDLDLLMTSSL, encoded by the coding sequence ATGAGTGACCAGGAAAAAAGAATCCCAATTCCCCGAGTATTTAGTGAAGGGTTTTACGAAACCCAGCCTGAAACGCTGCAGGTGCAACAAAAAAACCAAAAGCTTTTTATCGGAATTCCCAAAGAAAGTACCCTCCAGGAAAATCGAGTGGCCCTGGCGCCTACATCTGTTGCTACCCTTGTAGCTCACGGACACAGGATCGTCATCGAAAGTGGCGCAGGAGAAAAGTCAAACTTCTCCGACCGCGACTATTCCGAGGCGGGAGCCGAAATGGCCCACAGCAAAGAACACGTTTACAAAGCAGAAGTCATCATAAAAGTGGCGCCCCCAACCCTGAAAGAGATCGAATTTATGCACCCCAACCAGGTACTTATCTCTCCCCTGCAACTGCCGATTATCTCTGCCGAATATATCAATAAGCTGCGCCAGAAGCGTGTCATTGCCCTGGCCATGGAATACATCAAAGACGAATCAGGCACTTTCCCTGTCGTGCGTATCATGAGTGAGCTGGCCGGCATCAGCGCCATGCTGACTGCTGCCGAACTGATGACCAAAAATCACGGTGGCAAAGGCACGTTATTGGGAGGCATATCCGGTGTACCCAGCGCCCACGTCGTCATTCTGGGGGCCGGAATCGTCGCCGAATACGCCACGCGTGCCGCCCTCGGACTGGGAGCGGTAGTACGCATTTTTGACAATAACATCTATAAACTCAAACGCATACAAAACCTCGTCGGACAAAGGCTTTCCACTTCCGCCATCAATCCGGTTTACCTGGAAAGGGAACTCATCAAAGCCGACGTAGTTATCGGGGCCATCCATTCCGAATCAGGACGCACCCCGATGATCGTCAATGAAGACATCGTTCAGAAAATGAAAACAGGGGCTGTGATCATCGACGTGAGTATCGACCAGGGCGGCTGCTTCGCTACCTCTGAAGTCACCTCCCTCGACAAACCAACGTTTATCAAACACGGGGTCATCCACTATTGTGTGCCCAATATGGCTTCCAATGTTCCACGAACCGCCTCCATCGCCACGAGCAACATACTCACTCCTATTCTGCTCAAGGCGGGAAGCACCGGTAGCATTGAGTATTTGTTTTTCAACAACGTGGGCCTGCGCCATGGTATCTATACGTACAAGGGCTGCCTGACCAACGAATACCTGGGCCGCAGGTTTAACATCAAATCGACGGATCTTGATCTGCTCATGACCTCAAGTTTGTAA
- a CDS encoding trimeric intracellular cation channel family protein: MNLIYTFDLAGTFVFAISGALTAIQKKFDVFGAAVIAFVTAVGGGTLRDVLIGSTPVGWMLDTNYLAVITFAVVCSYIFLNPIQKLRKTMFLFDTIGISLFTVLGLEKTLSLELSMAIAIMMGAVSAVFGGVIRDILCNEVPLIFRKEIYATACIFGGVTYMILRHFEVNYHVSLIFTAILISFIRIMAVKKDWSLTIKK; this comes from the coding sequence ATGAATCTCATCTACACCTTCGACCTCGCCGGTACTTTTGTTTTCGCCATCAGTGGTGCATTGACTGCCATCCAGAAAAAATTTGACGTGTTTGGAGCGGCGGTCATCGCTTTTGTTACTGCTGTCGGCGGTGGTACGCTCCGGGATGTACTCATTGGCAGCACCCCGGTAGGATGGATGTTAGATACCAATTATCTGGCCGTCATTACCTTCGCTGTGGTCTGTAGTTATATATTCCTCAATCCCATACAAAAACTGCGCAAGACCATGTTTTTATTCGACACCATCGGCATCAGCCTGTTCACGGTATTGGGGCTGGAAAAGACCTTGTCGCTGGAACTCTCCATGGCCATCGCCATCATGATGGGGGCTGTATCGGCCGTCTTTGGCGGCGTGATCCGGGACATTTTGTGCAATGAAGTTCCCCTCATTTTCAGAAAGGAAATTTACGCTACCGCCTGCATCTTTGGCGGAGTAACCTATATGATTTTACGTCATTTTGAAGTAAACTATCACGTAAGCCTGATTTTTACCGCAATTCTTATTAGCTTTATTCGCATAATGGCTGTGAAGAAAGACTGGTCACTGACCATCAAAAAGTAA